One region of Neisseria mucosa genomic DNA includes:
- a CDS encoding GTP-binding protein, protein MSEVKKTKVHLISGFLGTGKTTALKSLMEQKDPNEKWVIIVNEFGEIGIDGAVLSDNGIPVAEIAGGCLCCTAGPQMGVTVQKMLRDAKPDRLMIEASGLAHAASVIDELKAKPLDSLLEIGAVFTVVDPRQFINPDYAQQALYKDQIGICDVLVASKTDLCTPEQLAEFHDKAAKLFPPKAKVVEVQNAQLDIQWLDIPVIEKSRYRLKALPDNTMGFQSQGFTFPAGRDFDGEKLTNFFNDLPKFTDGLVRAKGVFQVLGTWVWLNWVDGQWGANQVSWRRDSRFELIAKSFDADLIEKKLQEALEK, encoded by the coding sequence ATGTCAGAAGTGAAAAAAACCAAAGTCCACCTGATTTCAGGTTTTCTGGGAACAGGCAAAACCACCGCGCTCAAAAGCCTGATGGAGCAGAAAGACCCGAACGAAAAATGGGTCATCATCGTCAATGAGTTCGGCGAAATCGGTATTGACGGCGCGGTATTGAGCGACAACGGCATCCCTGTGGCAGAAATCGCCGGCGGCTGTTTGTGTTGCACCGCCGGTCCGCAAATGGGCGTAACCGTGCAGAAAATGCTGCGCGACGCCAAGCCCGACCGCCTGATGATTGAAGCAAGCGGACTGGCGCATGCCGCCAGCGTCATCGACGAATTGAAAGCCAAACCGCTGGACAGCCTTTTGGAAATCGGCGCCGTTTTTACCGTCGTCGATCCGCGCCAGTTCATCAACCCCGATTACGCACAGCAGGCGTTGTATAAAGACCAAATCGGCATCTGCGACGTATTGGTCGCCAGCAAAACCGATTTATGCACCCCCGAACAGCTTGCCGAATTTCACGACAAAGCGGCAAAACTGTTCCCGCCCAAAGCCAAAGTGGTTGAAGTCCAAAACGCACAACTCGACATCCAATGGCTCGACATTCCCGTCATCGAAAAATCACGCTACCGCCTCAAAGCCCTGCCGGACAACACCATGGGCTTCCAGTCGCAAGGTTTCACTTTCCCCGCCGGACGCGATTTCGACGGCGAAAAGCTGACCAACTTCTTCAACGACCTGCCCAAATTCACAGACGGCCTCGTCCGCGCCAAAGGCGTGTTCCAAGTGCTCGGCACATGGGTGTGGCTCAACTGGGTGGACGGGCAATGGGGCGCCAACCAAGTCTCATGGCGCCGCGATTCGCGCTTCGAGCTGATTGCCAAGTCGTTTGACGCAGATTTGATTGAAAAGAAACTGCAAGAGGCTTTGGAAAAATAA
- a CDS encoding transcriptional repressor codes for MKHAIKQKILEQARRDGVQVTALREQVLDIVLQQSGVIKAYNVLSQMQQQSEGVVAPPTAYRALDFWAEQGVLHKVAAVNGYILCSHAQHECDDHCHDHEEAEAHHSAFILVCTECGTADEQTLSHEWAALRAGVAESGFALKEEHVVLTGICKKCQK; via the coding sequence ATGAAACACGCAATCAAACAAAAAATCCTCGAACAGGCACGCCGTGACGGCGTACAGGTAACCGCTTTGCGCGAGCAGGTGCTCGATATCGTTTTGCAGCAAAGCGGCGTGATTAAAGCCTACAACGTCTTGTCGCAGATGCAGCAGCAAAGCGAGGGCGTGGTTGCGCCGCCGACGGCCTACCGCGCCCTTGATTTTTGGGCGGAGCAGGGCGTTTTACACAAAGTGGCGGCGGTCAACGGCTATATTTTGTGCAGCCACGCGCAGCACGAGTGCGACGACCATTGCCACGACCACGAAGAAGCCGAAGCACACCATAGCGCGTTTATTTTGGTCTGCACCGAATGCGGCACGGCGGACGAGCAAACCCTGAGCCACGAATGGGCGGCACTGCGCGCAGGCGTTGCCGAAAGCGGCTTTGCGCTGAAAGAAGAACACGTTGTTTTAACTGGAATCTGTAAAAAATGTCAGAAGTGA
- the pgsA gene encoding CDP-diacylglycerol--glycerol-3-phosphate 3-phosphatidyltransferase → MPWNIPIFLTWMRVLLIPVFTLLFFLPKGWIAPETVNWTAAIIFALAAVTDWFDGFLARLWKQTSDFGAFLDPVADKLMVATALLLLVSLGRTYVIFAIIIIGREITISALREWMAQMGRRSSVAVATIGKFKTAAQMVAIFLLLLASNRFDNIFYLTGNILMFIASVLTLWSMFYYLKMAWQEIK, encoded by the coding sequence ATGCCTTGGAACATACCGATTTTTCTGACTTGGATGCGCGTTTTGCTGATTCCGGTCTTTACTTTGCTGTTTTTCCTGCCAAAAGGGTGGATTGCACCGGAAACCGTCAATTGGACTGCCGCTATCATTTTCGCACTCGCAGCCGTAACCGATTGGTTTGACGGATTTTTAGCAAGGCTTTGGAAGCAAACCTCCGATTTCGGCGCATTCCTCGATCCCGTTGCGGATAAATTGATGGTAGCGACCGCATTATTACTGCTGGTCAGCCTTGGCCGTACTTATGTTATCTTCGCCATCATCATCATCGGCAGGGAAATTACCATTTCCGCCTTGAGGGAATGGATGGCGCAAATGGGCAGACGCAGCAGCGTTGCCGTTGCCACGATCGGCAAATTTAAAACCGCCGCGCAAATGGTTGCTATATTTTTATTGCTCTTAGCCTCCAATCGATTTGACAATATTTTTTACCTGACAGGTAACATATTGATGTTTATCGCATCTGTATTAACCCTCTGGTCAATGTTCTATTATCTGAAAATGGCGTGGCAGGAAATCAAATAA
- a CDS encoding type IV secretion protein Rhs, with protein sequence MSKRWRRLTDNEIKMAKLIFADSIDYARVKIYQGIPCLPTMQVAVSPNGNIYFPRNNCPDDFALASESHQIWMIHELTHVWQYQQGFKTWLGGLFLFVSGGYRRRRAYLYPNLSDICHFGMLNMEQQADLLAHYYASCHLKGNIYNAQNQTFQKILKSFIDDPCQKEWLPQCRFYRKNKRT encoded by the coding sequence ATGAGCAAACGCTGGCGCAGGCTGACGGACAACGAAATCAAAATGGCAAAGCTGATTTTTGCCGACAGCATTGATTACGCCCGCGTCAAAATCTATCAAGGCATTCCTTGCCTACCAACCATGCAGGTTGCCGTTTCGCCCAACGGGAACATCTATTTCCCGCGCAATAATTGTCCTGACGACTTCGCCCTCGCTTCCGAGTCCCATCAAATATGGATGATTCATGAATTGACCCATGTTTGGCAGTACCAGCAAGGATTTAAAACCTGGTTGGGCGGATTGTTTTTGTTCGTCAGCGGAGGCTACCGCCGCCGCCGTGCCTATCTCTATCCCAATCTGTCTGATATTTGTCATTTCGGTATGCTGAATATGGAGCAGCAGGCGGATTTATTGGCGCATTATTACGCGTCGTGTCATCTAAAAGGCAACATATACAACGCCCAAAATCAAACCTTTCAAAAGATTTTAAAGTCGTTTATCGACGACCCGTGCCAAAAAGAATGGCTGCCTCAATGCAGGTTTTATCGAAAAAACAAACGGACTTGA
- the ccoG gene encoding cytochrome c oxidase accessory protein CcoG — translation MSTENQAENAVSEEKNVAPKEQSEKPAKTAPPKPSKPKSSVIQIHPEGERIHPKKAEGRFAKLRIAAVLATQFVFYVIPWFNWSDRQAVLFNIPDRHFFIFGLSLGMGDLIYLALLLMICAFGLFWWTTIAGRLWCGYSCPQTVYTEIMLWIDNLVEGDRNKRLKLEKSPWNFTKIRIKATKALLIFIVCAWTGITFAGWFVPIRQFVPDLFAGAAGGGAMFAAAFYGFMTFFFAHVMREKVCLHMCPYARFQSAMFDKDTLIISYDTERGEPRGARKKTANKEDSGLGDCINCTMCVQVCPVGIDIRDGLQYQCIGCAACIDACDEIMDKMGYPRGLIRYTTEGALEHEYPESDIKKRLKRPRVAGYGAVLLVVIIAFLVGLSTRKMVEVDILKDRGVMVRENSKGWLENAYNLRIINNSENEQVMTAAVKGFEEIALTGLPEGGVKIAPRQTLTIPVQVSTIPEYADKGSHPIEFTFTYRETGKADGKPTILEEEATFIGE, via the coding sequence ATGTCAACAGAAAACCAAGCCGAAAACGCTGTGTCAGAAGAAAAAAACGTTGCCCCGAAAGAGCAGTCCGAGAAACCGGCAAAAACCGCTCCGCCCAAACCCTCAAAACCCAAATCCAGCGTCATCCAAATCCATCCCGAAGGGGAACGCATCCATCCGAAAAAAGCGGAAGGGCGGTTCGCCAAATTGCGTATAGCCGCCGTATTGGCGACGCAGTTTGTGTTTTATGTGATTCCGTGGTTCAACTGGAGCGACCGTCAGGCGGTACTCTTCAATATTCCGGACCGCCATTTCTTCATTTTCGGGCTGTCGCTGGGTATGGGCGACTTGATTTACCTTGCCCTGCTGCTGATGATTTGCGCCTTCGGACTGTTTTGGTGGACGACGATTGCCGGACGCTTGTGGTGCGGCTATTCCTGCCCGCAGACGGTTTACACCGAAATCATGCTTTGGATCGACAACTTGGTCGAAGGCGACCGCAACAAACGCCTGAAGCTGGAAAAATCGCCGTGGAATTTCACTAAAATCCGCATCAAAGCAACTAAAGCCCTGCTGATTTTCATTGTCTGCGCGTGGACAGGCATTACCTTTGCGGGCTGGTTTGTCCCGATCCGCCAGTTCGTTCCCGACTTGTTTGCCGGAGCGGCGGGCGGCGGCGCGATGTTTGCCGCAGCGTTTTACGGCTTCATGACCTTCTTCTTTGCCCACGTTATGCGTGAGAAAGTGTGCCTGCATATGTGTCCGTATGCACGCTTCCAAAGCGCGATGTTCGACAAAGACACGCTGATTATTTCTTACGATACCGAACGCGGCGAACCGCGCGGCGCACGCAAGAAAACCGCCAACAAAGAAGACAGCGGATTGGGCGACTGCATCAACTGCACCATGTGCGTACAGGTCTGTCCCGTCGGTATCGATATCCGCGACGGTTTGCAATACCAATGTATCGGCTGTGCGGCGTGTATTGATGCCTGCGACGAAATTATGGACAAAATGGGTTATCCGCGCGGCCTGATACGCTATACGACCGAAGGCGCGTTGGAACACGAATATCCTGAAAGCGACATCAAAAAACGCTTGAAACGTCCGCGTGTGGCGGGATACGGCGCTGTTTTACTGGTGGTTATTATTGCTTTCTTGGTCGGACTTTCCACCCGCAAAATGGTAGAAGTCGATATTTTGAAAGACCGCGGCGTGATGGTGCGCGAAAACAGCAAAGGTTGGCTGGAAAACGCATACAACCTGCGCATTATCAACAATAGCGAAAACGAACAAGTGATGACTGCGGCAGTCAAAGGCTTTGAAGAAATTGCCCTGACCGGATTGCCGGAAGGCGGCGTGAAAATCGCACCGCGCCAAACGTTGACCATCCCTGTCCAAGTTTCCACCATTCCCGAATACGCCGACAAGGGCAGCCATCCGATTGAGTTTACCTTCACTTATCGCGAAACCGGCAAAGCAGATGGCAAACCCACTATCTTGGAAGAAGAAGCAACCTTTATCGGAGAATAA
- the tkt gene encoding transketolase — protein sequence MSQLANAIRFLSADAVQKANSGHPGAPMGMAEMAEVLWTKFLRHNPANPKFYNRDRFVLSNGHASMLLYSLLHLTGYNLSIEDLKNFRQLHSKTPGHPEYGYTDGVETTTGPLGQGIANAVGMALAEKILAAEFNKDGLNIVDHYTYVFMGDGCLMEGVSHEACSLAGTLGLGKLIVLYDDNNISIDGKVDGWFTENIPQRFESYGWHVVPNVNGHDTAAIQAAIEAARAETGKPSLICCKTLIGKGSANKEGSHKTHGAPLGADEIEATRKHLGWAYPAFEIPQEIYDAWSAKEQGAKLEAEWNDLFAQYQAKYPAEAAEFVRRMDKKLPDNFDAYVQAALKEVCAKAETIATRKASQNSIEILAKELPELVGGSADLTPSNLTDWSGSVSVTRDKGGNYIHYGVREFGMGAIMNGLALHGGVKPFGATFLMFSEYERNALRMAALMKINPVFVFTHDSIGLGEDGPTHQPIEQTATLRLIPNMDVWRPCDTAESLVAWAEAVKAEDHPSCLIFSRQNLKFQARNEQQLNDIKRGGYVISEAQGNAQAVIIATGSEVELALEAQKALAAQNIAVRVVSMPSTNVFDRQDAAYQATVLPEGLPRIAVEAGHADGWYKYVGLNGAVVGINRFGESAPAELLFKEFGFTVENVVDTVKSVL from the coding sequence ATGTCTCAACTGGCAAACGCAATCCGTTTCCTCTCGGCCGATGCCGTTCAAAAAGCAAATTCCGGCCACCCCGGCGCGCCCATGGGTATGGCGGAAATGGCGGAAGTATTGTGGACGAAATTCCTGCGTCACAACCCTGCCAACCCCAAATTCTACAACCGCGACCGCTTCGTCCTCTCCAACGGCCACGCGTCCATGCTGTTGTACAGCCTGCTGCACCTGACCGGCTACAACCTGAGCATTGAAGACTTGAAAAATTTCCGCCAGCTGCACAGTAAAACCCCCGGCCACCCCGAATACGGCTACACCGACGGCGTGGAAACTACGACCGGCCCGTTGGGACAAGGCATTGCCAACGCGGTGGGTATGGCATTGGCGGAAAAAATCCTTGCCGCCGAATTTAATAAAGACGGTTTGAACATCGTCGATCACTACACCTATGTCTTTATGGGCGACGGCTGCCTGATGGAAGGCGTATCGCACGAAGCCTGTTCGCTCGCCGGCACCTTGGGCTTGGGCAAACTGATTGTTTTATATGATGACAACAATATTTCCATCGACGGCAAAGTGGACGGCTGGTTTACCGAAAACATCCCGCAACGCTTTGAAAGCTACGGCTGGCACGTCGTTCCCAATGTAAACGGCCACGACACCGCCGCCATTCAAGCCGCCATCGAAGCTGCCCGCGCCGAAACCGGCAAACCGTCCCTCATCTGCTGCAAAACCTTAATCGGCAAAGGCAGCGCCAACAAAGAAGGTAGCCACAAAACCCACGGCGCACCTTTGGGCGCGGACGAAATCGAAGCCACGCGTAAACATCTGGGCTGGGCTTACCCCGCCTTTGAAATTCCGCAAGAAATTTACGACGCATGGAGTGCGAAAGAACAAGGCGCGAAACTGGAAGCGGAATGGAACGATCTGTTTGCGCAATACCAAGCCAAATATCCCGCCGAGGCCGCAGAATTCGTGCGCCGCATGGATAAAAAACTGCCGGACAATTTCGATGCATACGTTCAAGCAGCATTGAAAGAAGTGTGTGCCAAAGCCGAAACCATCGCCACCCGCAAAGCCAGCCAAAACAGCATCGAAATCCTCGCTAAAGAGCTGCCCGAACTGGTGGGCGGTTCAGCCGACCTGACTCCGTCCAACCTGACCGACTGGTCGGGCAGTGTCTCCGTTACCCGCGACAAAGGCGGCAACTACATCCACTACGGCGTGCGCGAGTTCGGCATGGGTGCCATCATGAACGGCCTTGCCCTGCATGGCGGCGTAAAACCCTTCGGCGCAACTTTCCTGATGTTCAGCGAATACGAACGCAACGCCCTGCGCATGGCGGCGCTGATGAAAATCAACCCCGTCTTCGTCTTCACCCACGATTCCATCGGCCTCGGCGAAGACGGCCCGACCCACCAACCCATCGAGCAAACCGCCACCCTGCGCCTGATTCCGAACATGGACGTATGGCGTCCGTGCGACACCGCCGAATCGCTGGTGGCATGGGCGGAAGCGGTAAAAGCCGAAGACCATCCGTCCTGCCTGATTTTCAGCCGTCAAAACCTGAAATTCCAAGCGCGCAACGAACAACAACTGAACGACATCAAACGCGGCGGCTACGTCATCAGCGAAGCCCAAGGCAACGCCCAAGCCGTCATCATTGCCACCGGTTCCGAAGTCGAGCTGGCTCTGGAAGCGCAAAAAGCCCTCGCCGCGCAAAACATCGCCGTACGCGTTGTTTCCATGCCGTCCACCAACGTCTTCGACCGCCAAGACGCCGCCTATCAAGCCACCGTCCTGCCCGAAGGCCTGCCGCGCATCGCCGTAGAAGCCGGACACGCCGACGGCTGGTACAAATACGTTGGATTGAACGGCGCAGTCGTCGGCATCAACCGCTTCGGCGAATCCGCCCCTGCCGAACTGCTGTTCAAAGAATTCGGCTTTACTGTGGAAAATGTGGTGGATACTGTGAAATCAGTGCTGTAA